In Miscanthus floridulus cultivar M001 chromosome 8, ASM1932011v1, whole genome shotgun sequence, the sequence TTTTCGGAAAACTCAACTCCTTCCAAGAAGAACATGTGTCTTCGTTGAGGAAGCTCCAAGCGACCCAAAGGTCAAGCTTAAGATGAGTCTATTTCAACCGCTTTCCTTGATCCACTATCTTGATCTCTTCCATTGTAGAGCTGAGATCGGGGCCTTCACAAACTTCCGGTGGCTCACCAAAAGCACGAGAGATCACcaggcgacgcctaaccgtctagaaGGTTTCACTTTCAAAAGCAGCAAATGCTTCACGAATGATTGATGAATACCACAAGCGCTCAAGGATTCGGTTGATCATTTTTGCTCTCAATCACTAAAACTTTCAACCCAACTTACTAAATTTTAGACAAACCTCACAAAGAGAGGTTGGGAAGAGCTAGAGAGGCTTTTGAGAACAAATGTGGACATAGGAGTGCAGCAGTAACCCCTCTGAATGACGGAGAgtgggggtataaataccccacACTAACGAACTACCCATTATGTCTATCAAGATCCGGAACTTCTGAAAAAATGTTCGGACCTTCCGAACTAGAACAAAATTAGTTGTTGGAACTGTAAAACTAGGCATTGGACCTGGAATGAGTGTACGGTCTGGAACTTCCAGAAAACATGTTCAGAACTTCGGAAACTCCAACATGTCACCTCACGAAAAACATCATAACTTCTAGCTCTAAGCTCAAATTTCGATCAGCTTGGATTCTACAAAAAGCTTGTTAAGAGGGATATCCATCCTTTTTTTTGCGCAAGGGATATCCATCCCAATTGAAAACGACCTCCATGACCAAAAAATGCAAATGTTGTGGCATGTGTTTCTCTTGTGTTAGCACTCAGATTTCAGTTAGTATGAGCACTTGCGACTTAATAAACTATTCATATTctgtccctcttaatagtatgacatacatatactcaagatcaaaggatATGTCTATTTCACTTACTTGAGTTTTCAATATCTTCATGTCATTTCTCCTCAAAATATCTTTTTCTTTGCGACGCTCCTCAAAATATCTTCAGAAGGGTTTGCAACACTCTGTCTCATTCTTCTTGAGCAACACAACCTTGAGTTTGTAACTTGAACCATTTTAATATATGTGAGTTCAATTCATGGCTTCAAATGATTCCTACTTATGATACAACAATGATTTAATATCCTTCACACAATGTGACTTCTAGTTTATCGGTttaatgcaagtactctctcagCCAGGCAAGTCTAATCTTGCCATTTGAGTATAGCCAATTTGGGTAGCTCACTTTAGCAAAGAAACCAAACTCATTGTTTTCCTCAGTTCCTGCCTTCCTCTAGTGCAGAAATATAGCTAACCAAAACTCAGAAAAATATGGAGAAATCGTCATCTGTCCCTCCGTGGTTGCAGACCTCCATAAGCCGCGTCTCGCCGGCGCCACTCGAGCCGAACACTTCATGTACGACCTTCTCCACGTCCAGCGCTTCGGCCTCCACCACCGCGCCGGCGTTACCATCGTTTTCATCGGGCGATGGGATGAACGGCGGGCGCGCCACGTCGAGGACGCGGTCCCAGTCGACGCCTCTAAAGAAGGCGTGCCGCTTGACGCCGCGCGTGCCTAGTCGCTTCCCAGGGTCCTTCTCGAGGAGCCTGGTGATGAGGTCGCGCAACGGCGAGGCTTCGCCGGGCAGCTCCGGCGGTGCGGTGAGCACGCGGTGAAACGTCTCCCGCCGGCTCCGGCCTCGGAACGGGGTGCGTCCGTACATCATCTCGTAGATCACCACGCCGAGGCCCCACCAGTCCACGGCGTAGTCGTGCCCGCTGCCAGCTACGATCTCCGGCGCCACGTAGTCTTCCGTGCCCACGAACGAGTTCGACTTGGCTGGCGTCCGAGCGCCCGGCGAGCAGCAGGACAACGAGGACGCGGACGCGGACGAGGCCGTCATCGAAGTGGACGACGGGGACTGCGACGAAGTCTCCGGCGAAGCTGCGTGCCGGGAGAAGCACGCGCCGAAAACCATAGCGGCCTTCTTGTTCTTGCGCCTGTGGTGATGTGATGAGGAAGGTGAAAGCGAGGTGGCGCGTGTCGGGGTCGCGTCCGGctccaacggcggcggcggcggaggtggtggCAACGTGGTGGAGAGGTCGAAGTCGATGAGCATGATGTGACCTGAGTCCTGGATGAGGATGTTCTCCGGCTTGACGTCGCGGTGCACGACGCCGAGGCCGTGGAGGTGCTCGAGCGCGAGCACCAGCTCCGACGCGTAGAACCGGATGACGGATTCCGGGAACGTGGTCTGGGCGCGCCAGCGGCGCCGGAGCGACTTGAGGTCGCCGCCGGGGCAGTGGCTGATGGCGAAGCCGACGACGGCGTCGGTGGCCACGACGCCGCGGAGGGACGGGAGCAGCGGGTGGCGGAGCGACAGCAGGACGTCGCGCTCGAACCAGATCCTCCGGTGCCCGTCACCGCCACCGCACGTGCCTCCTGCGCCCTTGCGCCGCGCGGCGGTGCGGGACATGGCCTTGAGCGCCATGGGCTCGCCTGCGCCTGCAGCGGCGCTGTCCCCGGCTGCGGCGACGGGCACGACGTGGAAGACCACGCCCCCGGCGCCCTGGCCGAGCACGGACAGGGCCCTGAGGTCCTCAAGGGCAAGGCTTAGCTGCTGCGGCGGTGAAGGCGCCATGCTCAGCTGCTCACCACGTGCCGCGCCAAGAAAGAGGGGGCTACTCCGGCCTCCGGGTGCTTTTCAGCCGCAGGGTCTGTGATTTTTGAGATTCAGGAGGTGATACGTCTTCTGTGGGCTCGGTTTGCTTCTGGTTGATTGAACCTCTTTCCCCCTATTGTAAAGATACTGCATTTCGAGTTCTTTAGTGATCGAAAATCCCCGTCTCGATGAAAATTCGTCCAACTCAATTCACGTGTTACCTAGTACGTGGCGTCCAAGACGCTATGGCACCATCCAGATTCTTCAGGTCCAGCTACACTTTTACCAACAGGAAATCAATGGCAGTCACAGGGCAGAAAATCTGGAGCACACCTGAAATGGACTCACGTGATGAGCATGAGCGTGCAGATCAGCTGATAAACCCGACGCTGATCTCAATTCCTCTGACGCGTCAGGGCCAGGTCAGGTGCGATCTGTCGCTGCCGCCAGCTCTAAAGGACTCTTTGTTGTCCATGATCCATCCATTCCACGTCAGTAAAGAGCTGCGCACACGTCCTTCATGTGATCTACTGGTGCCAAGTGCCAAACTCTGGACTGAACGTCAACAACGGCCACATGAAGTCATGAACTCTGCAGCTCTGCTGATCTTTGTTTAGGCCAGACGAGCCAGTTCCTGGACAGAGACCAACCATCAGCAGTTGTTTTCGTCCAGGTCACCTTATCTAGATCCAAGACAATTTAGTTGTCATGTACGCAGTACTGCTAGTACACAACATGGTCAGCTGGAACTGGAATTCATCTTGGCCACGGTCCAAACATTCTCGTTGCTATAGGCCGGCAGTTGGTGTTGTCCAGGTTTCGATTAttacatacaaaattttggcTTGGCTGGTCCTGGGCATAAatcaacagcctgttcgcttggtcgtatttgacttataagccatggcttatcagccaacgaacagtatttttctctcacactaaaccaaccAACActatttttagccatggcttataagccaaacaagcccaaacaaacagggcgCCGGGCTCTGCACATTTTGTTAGGATAGCTTTAATATGTTGACTCACAGGCCCACAGCCAGAAAATAAGAACAACAAATATACAAAGAACGTGTAAGATAAATGCTGAGAGACTGGACGAGTTCATGAAATAACAGTATAACATTAATCTAGCACAGCTTCATCCACCATATTGCAGAGAAATGGTTAGTTCAAGATATAACAAGTAAAACTGTGAATCATCTTATGCAGCTATTAATCTGAGTTAAAAGGATTGTGCAGGACCTGGGGAACGGAGGTCAGGTTCTTCGGGaaatctgaaaaaaaaaacaccttTAATGTTCCCATACCTGTACCGATTGATATAACAAAGATGTTTTGGCCCTTCTCCATCTACTTATGTTACCACACAAAATTTCCTTTCTACCCTTTCTACTTAAGCACCTTTCACATAGTACCTTTGATTGTGGGGCATCAGATTTTAGCCAATAGATGGCTATGGCTCACATAATCTGCAAACACCATAATTTTTTTCTTCTAGAAATCATAAAACAAAGTGTCTTCAATTCAGTAGTCATATTTTTCTCTCAAGTAAAATCACTAAGTGACCCGGTCTCGGGTTCGgatcgtggtctcctcgcattgcacagcgcgagggtaaggcttgccactgacacccttccccagaccccgcacagagcgggagctctctgcactggataCACTCTTTTAAAATCACTAAGTGACGATCTCAAGGATGCAAAGGTCACATTCAAAGTAATCTAAAGAACAAAACAAAACTGTGAGGTATGAAGCATGTTGGTTTTTCCATTAGAAGTGTGCCACCATTCCACGTTTGATTAAAAGCAATGAAATTCTGTGGTTCACTGTGAAACTGAACCAACTTTACAGTAGTGGTAGGTATTGCAGGAAGTTCAGGAAAAAAAAAGGTTATAATGGAAAAAGAAGAACCTGGTTCCTGCATGAGTCTGACTAATTCCGCACAAGTGCCCAATCCTTTGAAAAGCTACTGGTGCTTATTCTCCACCTTCTCCAGCTGAAGAAGCTATGTATGCTACGATTATAGGAATTATCATTCTGCAATTACATGCTGGGTTAGTTTGGTAATGCACAAAACAGAGACACATATGTTGCCTTGTCTCACACTTTGCAACAGATACGTTTGTTGATCAGCTGCAGACAGATACGTTTGTTGATCATTCTGAAATCACAAACTTTGCACCTCTGTTGCAAAGTATTACAATACCAAAAACAGTAGCCATCTTGCTGGATGCTGCTTCAGACAGCAAAATTACCATTGACCTATAAAACTATAGGTGTTACAGGAGCAGCACCAAGAAATAGTCAAGCACATTTGCAGTCTCAGTCACACTGCACACTATAACAGATatacacaacaacaacaaagccttttaccCCCAAACCAAGTTCAGAAATATAAGCAAGTTTACAGACATAATATAACATCGAAAGGTAGCTCAACAGCACTACATCCATGCCCAGTTTTAAACTAGATCATAACTAAAAACCAAAGAAAATATTTACATCCGAAGTGGTTCACAGTACCAGCGCTCCAAATTATGTGCATCCTTGGTGTCCAATCCTCCAAACACACCAGGGCTACAACCAATCACCAGCAGGTGATGGCATTCTATAACAGATGGGAATATGTTAACTAGATCTACACATCCCAAGATCAAGAATATTATTAGGAAACAACCAAGAAATCTTGGTTGATCATTAAACGAGATGGCACACTTCCTCATGACTGAAGATATCCATCTCATATACTCATCTTTCTTGTGAATCAGTTGCAGACCAGAGTCACTCGAACTTCACAACAACCTGATTTTGCAATTTCCCCTCTTGTTAATATTCAACCCTCACAGGCCGAAACACTAAGTTTCTTGCCTTAGAGGAGCATAGTAAGGTTGCCAATGATACATAGAAGCTAGTCATTGTGCTGATACAAAATGCACCAAGAGATACCCATCCATTCTCTCCATGCCAGCCACCAAGCCAACCACGGTGGTTGCTTCCTTCCATTTTCCCTTCTGGCGTTCTTGCATTCTCAGAGCACCCTTCCTCACTGCAAATTCCTGGGTTTCCAGCCAATGCTCCTGGGAACTTCATTGTTGGCAAAGGCCCAGACAGGCTATTGTAGGAGAGGTTAAGCACCTCAAGCTCTGCCATGGCTGCAATTCCAGGAGGCACCTCCCCTGACAGCCCATTATGTGAGAAGTCAAGCGTATGCAACCTCCCCATGCCCCCAAGCCCTGCAGGGATCTGCCCAGCCAAGTAATTACAGGAGAGGTTCAGATACTCCAATCCCTTCATGGCAACCAATCCTTCTGGTATCTCGCCACGGAGCTCATTCCCAGACAGATCTATACCAGTAGCTGCCTGAAGATCATACCTCAAATCCAACTGCCATGACACCGTGTTCACAGAAGCTGACACAAACAATTGGGGTGGAAGCACAGTCTCCGATGGAGTCGCCTGAGCCTGGGCCTGACCACCTCCACCGTTAAGCACTTCAGTGACATTGAACCCACCATCTGGGATGAAACCCACAAACTTATTGCTAGACAAATCAAGCCACTGGAGCAGGGGAAACGAGAACATCCAGTCAGGTAAGTGGCCGGAGAGCTGGTTACCAGCCAGTgacaagaacttcaagctcaaccaTTTCGCTACAGCACTGCTGAGCTCCCCGGAGATCTCATTTCCTGACAAGTCCACCACCTCCAAAGACCTGCACCCAGCCAGCGGCAGCGGAATCTCCCCAGATATCTTGTTATTCGACAAATCTAGAACCTTGAGACTAGCTAGTGCGTCGAGCTCCGGACGCAGCGCCCCAGAGAGCTGGTTACCCCCAAGCTGCA encodes:
- the LOC136474180 gene encoding leucine-rich repeat receptor-like protein FASCIATED EAR2, whose product is MPTATPLPQHLLATLLLLLLLASAPRPAAPASTDRAALLAFRAALSPPSRAALSSWSGPLSPSWRGVSLHPTAAPAPSPAAPSVAELSLRGLNLTGVLPAAPLALLRRLRTLDLSANALSGELPCSLPRSLLVLDLSRNALSGAVPTCLPSSLPALHTLNLSANFLRLPLSPRLSFPARLAALDLSRNAISGAVPPRIVADPDNSALLLLDLSHNRFSGEIPAGIAAVRSLQGLFLADNQLSGEIPPGIGNLTYLQVLDLSNNRLSGSVPAGLAGCFQLLYLQLGGNQLSGALRPELDALASLKVLDLSNNKISGEIPLPLAGCRSLEVVDLSGNEISGELSSAVAKWLSLKFLSLAGNQLSGHLPDWMFSFPLLQWLDLSSNKFVGFIPDGGFNVTEVLNGGGGQAQAQATPSETVLPPQLFVSASVNTVSWQLDLRYDLQAATGIDLSGNELRGEIPEGLVAMKGLEYLNLSCNYLAGQIPAGLGGMGRLHTLDFSHNGLSGEVPPGIAAMAELEVLNLSYNSLSGPLPTMKFPGALAGNPGICSEEGCSENARTPEGKMEGSNHRGWLGGWHGENGWVSLGAFCISTMTSFYVSLATLLCSSKARNLVFRPVRVEY
- the LOC136474179 gene encoding serine/threonine-protein kinase OXI1-like; translation: MAPSPPQQLSLALEDLRALSVLGQGAGGVVFHVVPVAAAGDSAAAGAGEPMALKAMSRTAARRKGAGGTCGGGDGHRRIWFERDVLLSLRHPLLPSLRGVVATDAVVGFAISHCPGGDLKSLRRRWRAQTTFPESVIRFYASELVLALEHLHGLGVVHRDVKPENILIQDSGHIMLIDFDLSTTLPPPPPPPPLEPDATPTRATSLSPSSSHHHRRKNKKAAMVFGACFSRHAASPETSSQSPSSTSMTASSASASSLSCCSPGARTPAKSNSFVGTEDYVAPEIVAGSGHDYAVDWWGLGVVIYEMMYGRTPFRGRSRRETFHRVLTAPPELPGEASPLRDLITRLLEKDPGKRLGTRGVKRHAFFRGVDWDRVLDVARPPFIPSPDENDGNAGAVVEAEALDVEKVVHEVFGSSGAGETRLMEVCNHGGTDDDFSIFF